The Theileria annulata chromosome 2, complete sequence, *** SEQUENCING IN PROGRESS *** genomic sequence TAAAGGaattagtaataaaatcaagATACTATCCTGGAATTATTACACCATCAATTATGATACTTTGAATTGTGCTCAGAAAATcaatttgaataattcCAGTGAAGTAAATTTTAACCACGATTTCGATAATTGGGCCAATATCATATTATACTACAACACTAAAGATATCAACTTTATCAATACTAAACCGTACTATCAAGTCTTCCAACTGTTATTCAACACCaagtaatttttacaacttttaattatttccatAAGCATACATTCTAACATTTATTTAGGAAAATTATGTATGGGCttgaaaacaaatttttaaccgattttaaaataaggACCAGATACACTGAATGTGAAAATAACTTAAAGTACTCTGACCACATGTTATTAGTTAGGAAGACTTTTGCATTCAAGCATTTCCTACACAGCAGGTTGTCTCGCCTATTGTCGAGCCTGTACTCGCTTGTAATTGTGCCAAGTTACCTGGAACTGGAATCATTCATGAATAATTCCAACGACttcttaaaaattattcataagcatgatgaatatataacaaaaatacaaaggtatttttatcattattatataaattttataaatttaatgtaGATTGTTTGTATCTAATGAGAATGTGGTTTCTTCATATATCCAATGTCTGAATGTTTGTCTGAGGTTCATAATGACGTTTGACACGTTTAAAGAGTTCCTTGGACTCAGCTATGGAGAAGTTTACGAATACCTTTACCTAATCGATCAACTGAGGTACTTTTCACAGcattataatttttagggAAACGTTTGAGGATAACTTTGCTGTGCTGGAAAATAACTATAatctaatataatatatatagtatgTACTAATCAAGAAGTTTAGTGTGTTCTGAgtcataataattaaaatgaacTAGTAAATAGTAGTACATTAAGGCTTATCAAATGACCTTGACCGCTGAGGGAGCTCTCGCCTCAAGAAAAAGTACAGAGGCAAACTTACCAAAAGACGAATCGCCATGAGCGCCAAGTGTATCTCCCTGGTGTAGAAATAAGTTTTGGAAAGATAATTTAGCCCAATGTTGACAAAGAGAACAAAACCGATGAGAGTGACGAGGAAACCCTTAATGCTTCCCTGATACTGTATAGGAACTTGACTGTCCAAGTAAATGTAGTACTGAGTCATGAAAAGACTGTAGTTCAGTGACATTAAAATGCTGGTGAAGATGGACGCCGGCAAGTTGGTAAAGAACAATGACATGTGCATGACTGCACTAACGACGTTGAGGAACAGTATGATGGGAACGGAGCCCACCTTGTTCAAAACAAAGGTTGAGAGtatggaaaaaataaaggaAAGCGGGATTAAAATTTCGTTGACCGTGAGAGCAGTCTTGTTATCCCCGTACAAAATTGGGAACGACTCCTGAGCAAAGGTGAGTGAAATCACGTTAACCATCGAGGCGAAGGATAGAACGAGAATGTCAATTCTCCCTagaattgataaaaaaGTTCTAAATTCCCACTTATTGTTGTGAATGAATACATCTTCTACCTCATCATTTGACGCAGTTTTTGTCCTTTTAGAATTTAGCTCGTCCACTATGTTCAGCTTCACATCTTTCTCGAGCAAGTTCGGGAACAGAATGGACGAGAGTATGAAAATGGGCAGATGGGTTAAAATGAGCATGACCACGATGATGTTGATGGGTTTGTGGTCATGAAGTGAGTACTTGATTCGGTTAAGGATGAAGGTGTAAAATGTGCCGAAGCTTAGGGAAACTGAAATTGCAATCATGCATACGTTAAAAAACTTCTTTGAGTATTGTGCGATAGTGAACACTGGGAAGGCTATTCCGTTTGAGGAGATCCCGCAGAGAATACACGATAGGATGATCACTGCGTGAACGTTATTACATGTCGGTATCAGGACCCAGGAAATAACTCTGAGGACTATAGACAGTAAAACCGTGATTTTGGGCCCTACGTTGTCCATAAAGATCCCTGTGAAAATGCTTGACAGAAACTCTGAAATCCTGTAAAACGACAGCAATCTGCCAACATTGTAGGCCTGGTTGTCGCATAGTGGTTTCAGGTAAAACAGCTTTGGCGGGTCATCTACATTCTCACAAAGCTTCGAGAAAACTCCTTCGCTTATCAAATACTTGGCTGTGGACGACCAGCCGTCGTAGAAAGGTCCGATTGTCATTGAGATTATgaagtaaaaaattaatcgATATAGCCAGAATATCTTCATTTtaatctaaatttatttgatttatgatacaaattctaaataatagttttaatttaagAGTATTGTGagattaataaattcatttgttTGACTAAAAGCAAAAACCGCTAAGCTAAAAAAAATACTGTACAAATTAAGATGAGTTACGATAATTTAACGTgctataaaattattaaaaatacaaacGATAAAAGATGTTGtaaaaactaataaataaaattatttatggGAATCTATTTATCTAGATCCTCAACATGTGTCACTAcactttaaaattttatttcctAAATTACCTTCAAATCAACTcgaaattttattatattagttttataaCATTAGTTTTGGAAGATTCTTGGTATTTTCAcaacaattatataacaatTTATCATAAAGTGAATAGCTATGAATTTGGTGAATCAAATTAGATTGATTTTGTCCTCTTTTTACGGTTTAGGTTCAAAAAGATTAAAGCCACTTCAAAGAGTGTCCTCGCAACAATCATTGCGATGTGTATATAGTTGATGCAACCGAACTTCTCGACGAGAGAAATGAGCAAAATGTTAAAGAACATTGAGATTCCTGAAAATGTGTTGATGGTGCCCACGAGGCTTCCAAAGTACTTTGAGTCAAACGTTGACTGGATGTAAATGTAGATCTGTGTAAAGAGTATTGAGGCGTATGCGATTAGTGAAGAGGCTGTGATATAGCCCGCCACTCTCGCACCGCTAAACGCTACGAAGTGCGATAGTATTCCGAACATGTTTGAGAAAATCAGTATTGTGACCGGGTTGAATACTTTGTACAAAAATCCAATAAAGAACGTCAAAATGAAGCTGAACGATACCAAATATTCGTTCAGAATCATCACATCATTATATTCTCCGTACATTGTCGAGAACATCATCTGCATAAAGTAGAAGTCGAGAAAGTTTAGCACGAAATAGGAGCATGTAACTGAGTATTCCACGCTCTTCAAATACTTTACAAACTTCCTCAAGTTCCATTGCGACTCGTCCATTGATATTTCTGTTTGTACATGTGCATCCAGATCCACATCACTGCATTCACTTCCTGATCTTTCAATTCTCACAGTGGTATTATCTTTATACcctaatatatatatctcaaatttttatcaaatatgtatatataaataataaaattttgacTCTATCTACCAGTTTATATTGTTTTACCTTTATCATTACCATCCTTGGTATAACTAGATATACATGTGTCCATAGAGCTATGTTCTGAAATCTTGCAATCTCTAACTGAAGATTGAGAAAAGGTAGCGAGAGTTAAATCAGAGCTAGGCGTATTCTTCCCATCTGTCGATATCAAATCGTCTGTAGATATCATATCATCTGTGGATATTTGGTCATCAGTCTGTTGTATAGACTTAGTTGACTTGTGTTTAACTTTTGGCGTTGGTGAGTTCCAAGGAAATAGTATAAGTCCAATAAACAAGCATGGTATGTGTGTAATTAGTACTGAGTATAGTGTAAAGCGATGTGGGTCTGCTCCTGTGAAACCGAGCAGACGTTCTATTACCATAATATACAAACCTGCCAGTGTAATTCCTATACCCATTACTGTAGTTGCATATTCCTTGAAGTTAGTTGTGTACATATAAATGGTCAAGGTCGGGTATGCTATTGCGTTTCTCGACAAACCTAATAACACTGAGCTGAACACTA encodes the following:
- a CDS encoding uncharacterized protein (chr2.cand.375 - membrane protein;~membrane protein;~10 probable transmembrane helices predicted for TA14495 by TMHMM2.0 at aa 5-23, 120-142, 149-171, 186-208, 253-275, 290-312, 315-337, 342-364, 376-398 and 408-427), coding for MKIFWLYRLIFYFIISMTIGPFYDGWSSTAKYLISEGVFSKLCENVDDPPKLFYLKPLCDNQAYNVGRLLSFYRISEFLSSIFTGIFMDNVGPKITVLLSIVLRVISWVLIPTCNNVHAVIILSCILCGISSNGIAFPVFTIAQYSKKFFNVCMIAISVSLSFGTFYTFILNRIKYSLHDHKPINIIVVMLILTHLPIFILSSILFPNLLEKDVKLNIVDELNSKRTKTASNDEVEDVFIHNNKWEFRTFLSILGRIDILVLSFASMVNVISLTFAQESFPILYGDNKTALTVNEILIPLSFIFSILSTFVLNKVGSVPIILFLNVVSAVMHMSLFFTNLPASIFTSILMSLNYSLFMTQYYIYLDSQVPIQYQGSIKGFLVTLIGFVLFVNIGLNYLSKTYFYTREIHLALMAIRLLVSLPLYFFLRRELPQRSRSFDKP
- a CDS encoding uncharacterized protein (chr2.cand.374 - membrane protein;~membrane protein;~10 probable transmembrane helices predicted for TA14490 by TMHMM2.0 at aa 28-50, 102-124, 174-193, 208-230, 358-377, 392-414, 416-438, 443-465, 477-499 and 509-531;~Signal anchor predicted for TA14490 by SignalP 2.0 HMM (Signal peptide probability 0.002, signal anchor probability 0.980) with cleavage site probability 0.001 between residues 47 and 48); translation: MKIRTIRIPVRMGNYTYRLHDFKIKCRFGIRLLIYFILLIFVGPYFGNWTTTEKYLCRIDVYASECSLSERFGPATDSFRCSPQRFMIAKLGSIIRSSVLTIGFVMGLLLDILGPKITFLIGILMRIATWLIFSVKNVNNSAIVFSSVLLGLSRNAIAYPTLTIYMYTTNFKEYATTVMGIGITLAGLYIMVIERLLGFTGADPHRFTLYSVLITHIPCLFIGLILFPWNSPTPKVKHKSTKSIQQTDDQISTDDMISTDDLISTDGKNTPSSDLTLATFSQSSVRDCKISEHSSMDTCISSYTKDGNDKGYKDNTTVRIERSGSECSDVDLDAHVQTEISMDESQWNLRKFVKYLKSVEYSVTCSYFVLNFLDFYFMQMMFSTMYGEYNDVMILNEYLVSFSFILTFFIGFLYKVFNPVTILIFSNMFGILSHFVAFSGARVAGYITASSLIAYASILFTQIYIYIQSTFDSKYFGSLVGTINTFSGISMFFNILLISLVEKFGCINYIHIAMIVARTLFEVALIFLNLNRKKRTKSI